Genomic DNA from Deltaproteobacteria bacterium:
TGATCAGAAAGTAGTCAAGAAAGACATTGGACAAGGCCGAAACGCCCTGCATCAGGGCAAAGGGTCTCTCCCTGCCCGTGGCATTCAGGGTGGCCCCGTTCAAAAAGCCGACGAAACTGAAGACAACGACCCAGATCATCACCTGGAAGATCAAGATCGAATTCTGGAACTGGTCGCCATAGATGAACAGGATGACCTGGTCCGAAACCAGGAACCCTCCAACGCCTATCGGAAAAGCAACCATGAGTAAATATGAGAAAGACTTCGTGTATGCTGTACGTAACGAATCCCCATCCGAGACCGATAGCCTGGACAGAACCGGGAAGATCGCGTTCATGAACATGTGAGGGATGAGCAGAAGCATGGTCAGGAGCTTCACGGCCGCCGAATACCATCCAACTGCCATCTCCCCCTGGAACCTGGCGATCATCAGGTTGTCGGTGTTGATGAAAACCACTTCGATTATGACCAGGAGACCAAAAGGGAGGGCGGCTTTGAAGATCTTCTTGACCGCGGACAAATCCACTTTCGGAGCCACACGGACGAAATTCCTCCGCGTAATGTAAACCCCAAACAAAAAAGCTAGAATATCAGCCACGGCCAATGCTGCTATGATGCCTCTCAGCCTCAACCCGAGCTTTATGGCCGTCAGCCCAAAAACAACCAACATGACATTCCTGAACACGATCAGAAGGGCCTCAAATTCCATTCGCTCGAATGACCTGACAACAGAATAAAGGGTCCTCAGTATCGAGCCGACTACTCCTGAAAGGAAGACGAGTACAAGTATCTCGACCGTCTTGCCGTCATACTGTTTCACCCCGGCAAAGATGAACATGAGAAGGAGTGCCACAACGGAAAGCACCAGCTTGCTGCCCAATATGTTGGCGATCAGCCCCTCACCCTGGCCTCTCAATCTAGCGACATCCCGAACCAGCAGGGTATCGAACCCGAAATCGGGCAAGAGCATAAAGATCGCAACCAGCGAGCCGGCAAACGCATACTTCCCCACACCGACCGGACCGACGGCTCTCGCCAGGAAAGCCACAAGCACAGCGCCCAGTATCTTTGCGCTCAGCCGACCAGCCGTGAGCACAACCGTGTTCTTGACAAGATTTCGAAGCAAACTCATTTTGGAAATGCCGAGGCTCGGTTCCTAAGCTGTCGTTTGATTCGTGATTTGTCCATCAGCCTGTTGCACACATAGGAAGGGTTCTTCAAATAGTATCTTATCAGCGGGAGTCGGTACGAGGGTGTCTTGTAGAAAGCTCGATAGTACGTCTTGGTATCTCCCCCGAATCTCATCTTGAATCTAGCTATGCCAGGCAGCCGATCAACCTCGATGTTGAGGAGGTCATACTTTTTGTATCCCTTTTGGATGGCGTATTTCATCAGCTCCCAATGAAGGAGTTGAGTCGGAGCGATCGATAGGTACTGCCTGAAAGACGCTCCGTGCCAATAGTAAACCGTGTCCTTGTAGAAAAGGAAAATACCCCCAGAGACAGGTTTCCCATCGTAAAGGGCAATGAAAAACTTGGCCTGATCCGTGGGCTGTAACCTCTCGAGCACCATTTCGTAGAACCGTTTGGGCCTTGCTCGAAGTCCGTGAGGTTCAAGGGTTTCTTTCTCCATTTCGCAGTATTGTGATAGATAGTTCCTGCCATCCACGATGATTTGAATCCCGGATTTCTGAGCCTTCCGGATTCGGTTCCTTGCGTAGGGATGTATGTTCTTGAAAATGACATCTTCTCCGCTTTCGAGAGACACGACCGACGTGTACAAAGGTATGGCTGTGCACCCAAGATTTCTCAGGAATGAGCCGTCCACACCTGGGGGAAATCGAATCTCGACCATTACACCTTC
This window encodes:
- a CDS encoding flippase, with amino-acid sequence MSLLRNLVKNTVVLTAGRLSAKILGAVLVAFLARAVGPVGVGKYAFAGSLVAIFMLLPDFGFDTLLVRDVARLRGQGEGLIANILGSKLVLSVVALLLMFIFAGVKQYDGKTVEILVLVFLSGVVGSILRTLYSVVRSFERMEFEALLIVFRNVMLVVFGLTAIKLGLRLRGIIAALAVADILAFLFGVYITRRNFVRVAPKVDLSAVKKIFKAALPFGLLVIIEVVFINTDNLMIARFQGEMAVGWYSAAVKLLTMLLLIPHMFMNAIFPVLSRLSVSDGDSLRTAYTKSFSYLLMVAFPIGVGGFLVSDQVILFIYGDQFQNSILIFQVMIWVVVFSFVGFLNGATLNATGRERPFALMQGVSALSNVFLDYFLI
- a CDS encoding peptidoglycan bridge formation glycyltransferase FemA/FemB family protein, producing the protein MVEIRFPPGVDGSFLRNLGCTAIPLYTSVVSLESGEDVIFKNIHPYARNRIRKAQKSGIQIIVDGRNYLSQYCEMEKETLEPHGLRARPKRFYEMVLERLQPTDQAKFFIALYDGKPVSGGIFLFYKDTVYYWHGASFRQYLSIAPTQLLHWELMKYAIQKGYKKYDLLNIEVDRLPGIARFKMRFGGDTKTYYRAFYKTPSYRLPLIRYYLKNPSYVCNRLMDKSRIKRQLRNRASAFPK